One segment of Salvelinus fontinalis isolate EN_2023a chromosome 12, ASM2944872v1, whole genome shotgun sequence DNA contains the following:
- the cart1 gene encoding cocaine- and amphetamine-regulated transcript protein, producing MVGSLLLLCATCSVLVVLASSQDFLETRSPEDSIKTQEEQELFEALQEVLEKLQSKQMPAYEKKLGWVPMCDADAGQQCAVRKGARIGKLCECPRGTSCNFSILKCF from the exons ATGGTCGGCAGCCTGCTCCTCCTCTGCGCTACCTGCTCGGTGTTGGTGGTGCTGGCCAGCTCCCAAGACTTTCTTGAAACACGCTCCCCTGAAGACTCCATCAAGACACAAGAAGAACAAGAATTG TTTGAAGCTTTACAAGAGGTTCTTGAAAAACTACAGAGTAAGCAGATGCCGGCCTATGAGAAGAAGTTGGGTTGGGTTCCCATG TGTGATGCTGATGCGGGTCAGCAATGTGCAGTTCGCAAAGGTGCAAGAATTGGGAAGTTGTGCGAGTGTCCACGGGGAACATCTTGCAACTTCTCCATCCTCAAATGCTTTTAG
- the LOC129867529 gene encoding survival motor neuron protein 1-like isoform X2 has translation MAECPASIVLRSEGVESDEKESDEKLADNPQKLSESCVPSKGQFDPKANLKWEIGSHCKAVWSQDGRVYPATLVWLEGERCKVKFDNYGNEEEMDLSAMLPEAADQPRKEKRSDEKESDEKLADNPQKLMESKLSETDVPNKGPVDPKANSKVWMLGSRCRAVYSEDGLVYPAVLVWMRGERCRVKFEGYGNEEELELSTLLSPDDLGRHCGRATAKAVEGFRSISNNSADWKKDREWRTPQHEGREEPSSPRPPEFPPGKGYNLGNEQGDKKKPSSRKEEPNGRSQEPNDHPFPFFPPVPPPNGSLDFLSLLPPPPPPPCVWPPRAGLVDAGDGLDSSVTDLSSMLLSWYLCGYHTGCYMAMQQTAASRKRAHKEKRAEE, from the exons ATGGCTGAATGTCCAGCAAGTATTGTATTGCGAAGTGAAGGAGTCGAG AGCGATGAAAAGGAGAGCGATGAGAAGCTTGCAGACAATCCACAGAAACTCTCTGAATCTTGTGTGCCAAGTAAGGGACAATTTGACCCAAAGGCAAATTTAAAG TGGGAGATAGGGTCCCACTGCAAGGCTGTGTGGTCACAGGATGGGCGGGTTTATCCTGCCACCCTggtctggttggagggggagcGCTGCAAGGTGAAGTTTGACAACTATGGAAACGAGGAAGAGATGGACCTGAGCGCCATGCTACCTGAAGCTGCTGACCAGCCCCGGAAGGAGAAACGG AGCGATGAAAAGGAGAGCGATGAGAAGCTTGCAGACAATCCACAGAAACTGATGGAATCGAAACTCTCAGAAACTGATGTGCCAAATAAGGGACCGGTTGACCCAAAGGCAAACTCAAAA GTGTGGATGCTGGGTTCCCGGTGCCGTGCTGTGTACTCAGAGGATGGCCTGGTCTACCCAGCGGTGCTGGTGTGGATGAGAGGCGAACGCTGCCGGGTGAAGTTTGAAGGCTACGGGAACGAGGAGGAGCTGGAGCTGAGCACCCTGCTATCGCCAGATGACCTGGGACGACACTGTGGAAGAGCTACTGCCAAG GCTGTGGAAGGGTTCAGGTCCATTAGTAACAACAGCGCAGACTGGAAGAAGGATAGAGAGTGGAGGACACCTCAACATGAGGGACGAGAGGAGCCTTCCTCACCTCGGCCACCTGAGTTTCCTCCA GGAAAAGGCTATAACCTTGGCAATGAGCAGGGGGATAAGAAGAAGCCAAGTAGTCGGAAAGAGGAACCAAATGGCCGGAGTCAGGAACCAAATGATCACCCGTTTCCTTTTTTTCCTCCAGTGCCACCGCCCAATGGGTCTttg GACTTCCTGTCACtcctgcctcctcctccacctccaccgtGTGTATGGCCCCCCCGAGCAGGGCTGGTGGATGCTGGCGATGGGCTAGACTCGTCCGTTACAGACTTATCCAGCATGCTGCTGTCCTGGTACCTGTGTGGCTACCACACTGGCTGCTACATG GCAATGCAGCAGACAGCGGCAAGTCGCAAGCGGGCTCATAAAGAGAAACGAGCAGAGGAATAA
- the LOC129867529 gene encoding survival motor neuron protein 1-like isoform X1, protein MAECPASIVLRSEGVESSNIEKESVTKLLPNLQKLFESELSKSCVPSLETVDPRANSKSDEKESDEKLADNPQKLSESCVPSKGQFDPKANLKWEIGSHCKAVWSQDGRVYPATLVWLEGERCKVKFDNYGNEEEMDLSAMLPEAADQPRKEKRSDEKESDEKLADNPQKLMESKLSETDVPNKGPVDPKANSKVWMLGSRCRAVYSEDGLVYPAVLVWMRGERCRVKFEGYGNEEELELSTLLSPDDLGRHCGRATAKAVEGFRSISNNSADWKKDREWRTPQHEGREEPSSPRPPEFPPGKGYNLGNEQGDKKKPSSRKEEPNGRSQEPNDHPFPFFPPVPPPNGSLDFLSLLPPPPPPPCVWPPRAGLVDAGDGLDSSVTDLSSMLLSWYLCGYHTGCYMAMQQTAASRKRAHKEKRAEE, encoded by the exons ATGGCTGAATGTCCAGCAAGTATTGTATTGCGAAGTGAAGGAGTCGAG AGCTCAAACATCGAAAAAGAGAGTGTCACAAAGCTTCTCCCCAATCTACAGAAACTGTTCGAGTCAGAACTGTCCAAATCTTGTGTGCCAAGTCTGGAAACAGTTGACCCAAGGGCAAACTCAAAG AGCGATGAAAAGGAGAGCGATGAGAAGCTTGCAGACAATCCACAGAAACTCTCTGAATCTTGTGTGCCAAGTAAGGGACAATTTGACCCAAAGGCAAATTTAAAG TGGGAGATAGGGTCCCACTGCAAGGCTGTGTGGTCACAGGATGGGCGGGTTTATCCTGCCACCCTggtctggttggagggggagcGCTGCAAGGTGAAGTTTGACAACTATGGAAACGAGGAAGAGATGGACCTGAGCGCCATGCTACCTGAAGCTGCTGACCAGCCCCGGAAGGAGAAACGG AGCGATGAAAAGGAGAGCGATGAGAAGCTTGCAGACAATCCACAGAAACTGATGGAATCGAAACTCTCAGAAACTGATGTGCCAAATAAGGGACCGGTTGACCCAAAGGCAAACTCAAAA GTGTGGATGCTGGGTTCCCGGTGCCGTGCTGTGTACTCAGAGGATGGCCTGGTCTACCCAGCGGTGCTGGTGTGGATGAGAGGCGAACGCTGCCGGGTGAAGTTTGAAGGCTACGGGAACGAGGAGGAGCTGGAGCTGAGCACCCTGCTATCGCCAGATGACCTGGGACGACACTGTGGAAGAGCTACTGCCAAG GCTGTGGAAGGGTTCAGGTCCATTAGTAACAACAGCGCAGACTGGAAGAAGGATAGAGAGTGGAGGACACCTCAACATGAGGGACGAGAGGAGCCTTCCTCACCTCGGCCACCTGAGTTTCCTCCA GGAAAAGGCTATAACCTTGGCAATGAGCAGGGGGATAAGAAGAAGCCAAGTAGTCGGAAAGAGGAACCAAATGGCCGGAGTCAGGAACCAAATGATCACCCGTTTCCTTTTTTTCCTCCAGTGCCACCGCCCAATGGGTCTttg GACTTCCTGTCACtcctgcctcctcctccacctccaccgtGTGTATGGCCCCCCCGAGCAGGGCTGGTGGATGCTGGCGATGGGCTAGACTCGTCCGTTACAGACTTATCCAGCATGCTGCTGTCCTGGTACCTGTGTGGCTACCACACTGGCTGCTACATG GCAATGCAGCAGACAGCGGCAAGTCGCAAGCGGGCTCATAAAGAGAAACGAGCAGAGGAATAA
- the LOC129867530 gene encoding growth arrest and DNA damage-inducible protein GADD45 beta-like: protein MTLEELGCNITEKKMETVSQALEELLVAAQQQDCLTLGVYESAKLMNVDPDSVVLCVLATDEEDEDDIALQIHFTLIQAFCCDNDINILRVSGIRRLAQVLGEPSTADSNGNEPKDLHCILVTNTQCQSLKCQALQDVGNYCEESRCKNQWVPYLALQER from the exons ATGACTCTGGAAGAACTGGGATGCAATATCACTGAGAAAAA GATGGAGACCGTAAGTCAAGCACTAGAAGAGCTGCTGGTGGCAGCGCAGCAACAAGACTGCCTGACTTTGGGAGTCTACGAGTCTGCAAAACTGATGAATGT TGATCCTGATAGTGTAGTCTTGTGTGTTCTGGCGACTGATGAGGAAGACGAGGATGACATCGCACTGCAGATTCACTTCACGCTCATCCAAGCCTTCTGCTGCGACAACGACATCAATATACTGAGAGTCTCGGGCATCAGGCGCCTCGCTCAGGTTCTTGGCGAGCCAAGCACCGCTGACAGCAACGGCAACGAGCCCAAAGATCTGCACTGCATCCTTGTCACT AACACCCAGTGCCAATCTCTGAAATGCCAAGCGTTGCAGGACGTGGGCAACTACTGCGAGGAGAGCCGCTGCAAGAACCAGTGGGTGCCTTATCTGGCCCTGCAGGAGCGCTGA